In the Brachyhypopomus gauderio isolate BG-103 chromosome 4, BGAUD_0.2, whole genome shotgun sequence genome, one interval contains:
- the scrn3 gene encoding secernin-3, which translates to MHPSSCDTFVALPPSTEGPRIIFGKNSDRPCDEVQEVVFFPAKDYSPGQKVECTYIEIEQAAHTHAVVLSRPAWLWGAEMGANEHQVCIGNEAVWGRESVNDEEALLGMDLVRLGLERADSAEKAVDVIVELLDKYGQGGNCMEDECTFTYHNSFLICDRTEAWVLETAGKYWATERVEGGHRNISNQYSITTKIDKEHPGMRDYAREQGWWDGQVDFSFAEVFSFRAKGQIEASGSRYCEGRRLLEKSKGRISAETMMDILRDKESGINMEGMFMTTGSMVSVIPKDSSLPAVHFFTATPDPDRSVFKPFIFVADIKQLKDTCSPCFGEEDPVKKKPRFQSKPNRKHPLFVKHEVVAAIIDSTRERGQRIVQKMRELEKQKLEDMEKYLTTGVEDSTVLVHLFSDTVEEEVKIYNKA; encoded by the exons ATGCATCCCTCCTCCTGCGACACGTTCGTGGCGTTGCCTCCATCTACAGAGGGACCACGAATCATCTTCGGCAAGAACTCAGACAGACCCTGCGATGAAGTGCAAGAGGTTGTCTTCTTCCCTGCCAAGGACTACAGTCCAGGACAAAAAGTAGAG TGCACATACATAGAGATAGAGCAGGCAGCCCACACCCATGCTGTGGTGTTGAGTCGGCCAGCTTGGCTCTGGGGAGCCGAAATGGGTGCCAACGAGCACCAAGTGTGTATAGGAAACGAGgctgtgtgggggagagagagcgtCAACGACGAGGAGGCCCTGCTGGGCATGGACCTAGTCAG ACTGGGTCTGGAGAGAGCAGACAGCGCTGAGAAGGCAGTGGACGTGATAGTGGAGCTCCTGGATAAATATGGGCAGGGGGGTAACTGCATGGAGGACGAATGCACATTTACCTACCATAACAGCTTCCTCATATGCGACCGCACTGAGGCCTGGGTGCTGGAGACCGCTGGCAAATATTGGGCCACAGAGAGAGTGGAGG GTGGACATCGGAATATTTCCAACCAGTATTCCATCACCACCAAGATCGATAAGGAGCACCCAGGGATGCGGGATTACGCACGTGAGCAGGGCTGGTGGGATGGCCAGGTGGACTTCAGCTTTGCAGAGGTGTTCTCCTTCCGTGCCAAAGGTCAGATCGAGGCTTCCGGGAGCCGCTACTGCGAAGGACGCAGGCTGTTGGAGAAGAGCAAAG GCCGCATCAGTGCCGAGACCATGATGGACATTCTGCGAGATAAAGAAAGTGGCATTAACATGGAGGGAATGTTCATGACAACCGGAAGCATGGTGTCTGTGATCCCGAAGGACTCGTCCCTGCCTGCTGTCCACTTCTTCACTGCAACACCCGACCCAGACAG atctgtgttcAAGCCTTTTATCTTTGTGGCTGACATAAAGCAGTTGAAGGACACATGCTCTCCATGTTTTGGGGAAGAAGACCCAGTAAAGAAGAAGCCTCGCTTTCAGAGCAAACCCAACCGTAAACATCCTCTGTTTGTGAAGCACGAGGTGGTGGCTGCCATAATAGACAGCACAAGG gagagaggacagaggattGTGCAGAAAATGAGAGAACTAGAGAAACAGAAGTTGGAGGACATGGAGAAGTATCTGACTACAGGTGTAGAGGACTCCACAGTGCTGGTGCATCTCTTCTCAGACACCGTTGAGGAAGAGGTCAAGATTTACAACAAAGCCTGA